A window of the Brassica oleracea var. oleracea cultivar TO1000 chromosome C1, BOL, whole genome shotgun sequence genome harbors these coding sequences:
- the LOC106308485 gene encoding uncharacterized protein LOC106308485, with amino-acid sequence MSVSLSVMTFNLHDDQSEESPNSWDKRKDLCLSVITSYSPVILCTQQGVKSQLDYIQQGLPGYDQFGISRKGHEDPTDESCTIFYNKEKVELLEGGTFWLSESPSVPGSTAWGSEVPCIATWATFQLKRVEPPGFSFQIVNTNLDEISPRARRRSALLTWQHMASLPPSLPVVYCGGFNTQKESTTGRFLLGRSREHGVVGDMRDAWPSARVRKNVALIRTYHAFKGDKQGTVEFLKLIFRALCLCWDRQTQDLHTDWILYRGRSVVPVMCEVVNDKVDELYPSSHYPVFAEFMLPRSVRMLEPTPPVPTSAQEEES; translated from the exons ATGAGTGTCTCTTTGAGTGTGATGACATTCAATCTTCACGATGATCAATCTGAAGAAAGTCCTAATTCATGGGATAAAAGAAAAGATTTGTGTCTCAGCGTCATCACCAGTTACTCCCCCGTTATTCTTTGCACCCAACAAG GTGTGAAGTCGCAGTTAGACTATATTCAGCAGGGTTTACCAG GGTATGATCAATTTGGCATATCAAGAAAAGGGCATGAGGATCCCACTGATGAATCTTGCACCATCTTCTACAACAAGGAAAAA GTAGAGCTGCTGGAGGGTGGAACATTTTGGTTGTCAGAGTCTCCCTCGGTCCCTGGAAGCACGGCATGGGGTTCTGAAGTTCCCTGTATAGCGACATGGGCC ACATTCCAACTTAAACGTGTGGAGCCGCCGGGCTTTTCGTTTCAGATAGTCAACACAAACTTGGATGAAATCAGTCCTCGGGCCCGTAGGCGAAGTGCTTTGCTCACGTGGCAACACATGGCATCATTACCTCCCAGCTTGCCCGTTGTCTACTGTGGAGGATTCAACACACAGAAGGAATCAACAACCGGAAGATTTCTCTTGGGCAGATCTAG AGAGCATGGTGTGGTAGGGGACATGAGAGACGCATGGCCAAGTGCCCGAGTACGAAAAAATGTCGCCCTCATAAGAACATATCATGCTTTCAAAG GTGACAAGCAGGGAACGGTCGAGTTTCTGAAGCTAATATTCAGAGCGCTATGCCTCTGCTGGGACCGACAGACACAAGATCTACACACCGATTGGATACTCTACAGAGGTAGGTCTGTAGTTCCCGTGATGTGCGAGGTGGTAAATGACAAGGTCGACGAGTTGTACCCGTCGTCTCACTACCCTGTGTTTGCTGAGTTTATGCTTCCTCGTTCTGTAAGAATGCTTGAACCTACTCCTCCTGTTCCTACTTCTGCTCAAGAAGAGGAAAGCTAG
- the LOC106315782 gene encoding ubiquitin carboxyl-terminal hydrolase 24-like isoform X1: MSDKKVFVFGSFTEHETRSLLEQQKPIKAPQNHKEKSVGSIQFGSFNLVTGSSPVNTNDELKKAQAADGVVKSRPFSSHKEDSAVSQKRVDAPRPSSSHKEDRSIQSAVSQKRLDAPRPSSSGKVAKLPVKHTSGVPERVVENGTIKEVSERKPHNNGVAVKAGLEKLCVSDGESDALYKATSSKFQALDSDILLSDSSPASIPRKNNQMVVHTEQPAPPVKHFTPRGLINAGNLCFLNATLQSLLSCSPFVQLLQGIQLQDIPKTESPTLAAFSEFISELDAPSSSTFRNNVTVVESGRPFTPAMFETVLRNFTPDVLNNMSGRPRQEDAQEFLSFIMDQMHDELLKLRDESPRLTGSKSSVLSSASDDDEWETVGPKNKSAVTRTQSFVPSQLSDIFGGELRSVVKAQGNKDSATVQPYLLLHLDIHPEAVCTIEDALHLFSAPEDLEGYRASVTGKAGVVSARKSIKIQKLSKIMILHLMRFSYGNQGSTKLHKPVHFPLKLNLGRYLLASPSNRGLKYELVATITHHGRDPSKGHYTADARRKNNQWLRFDDASVTAIGTKQVLHDQAYVLFYKQV, from the exons ATGAGTGACAAGAAG GTCTTTGTGTTTGGATCCTTTACAGAACATGAAACAAGGTCATTACTTGAGCAGCAGAAACCCATTAAGGCTCCTCAGAATCATAAAGAAAAGTCTGTAGGGAGTATACAATTCGGCTCCTTTAATCTCGTTACCGGAAGTTCTCCAGTTAACACTAATGACGAGCTAAAGAAGGCTCAGGCTGCTGATGGAGTAGTTAAATCTCGACCCTTCAGCTCTCATAAGGAAGATTCTGCTGTGTCTCAAAAGAGAGTCGATGCTCCTAGACCTTCCAGCTCTCATAAGGAAGATAGGAGTATTCAATCTGCTGTCTCTCAAAAGAGACTTGATGCTCCTAGACCTTCCAGCTCTGGCAAAGTTGCAAAACTCCCTGTGAAACACACTTCAGGAGTTCCGGAGCGTGTGGTTGAAAATGGAACAATCAAAGAGGTCTCTGAAAGAAAACCTCACAACAATGGTGTGGCGGTGAAGGCTGGTTTGGAGAAGCTGTGTGTATCAGATGGTGAAAGTGATGCTTTGTATAAAGCTACGAGCTCAAAGTTCCAAGCCCTTGACAGCGATATTTTGTTAAGTGATTCTTCACCTGCCAGCATACCTAGAAAGAATAACCAGATGGTGGTTCATACTGAACAGCCTGCTCCGCCCGTTAAACACTTTACACCAAGAGGATTAATAAACGCTGGAAACTTGTGCTTCCTCAATGCAACATTACAGTCTTTACTCTCCTGCTCTCCGTTTGTTCAGCTCCTCCAGGGAATACAACTTCAAGACATTCCAAAG ACTGAGTCTCCAACATTAGCTGCATTCTCCGAGTTCATATCTGAATTAGATGCCCCAAGCAGTTCAACCTTCAGAAACAATGTTACCGTTGTTGAGTCGGGTAGACCTTTCACACCTGCCATGTTTGAAACGGTCCTTAGAAACTTTACTCCGGATGTTCTCAACAACATGTCTGGCCGCCCAAG GCAGGAAGATGCTCAGGAGTTTTTGAGCTTTATAATGGACCAAATGCACGATGAGTTGCTGAAACTCAGGGACGAGTCCCCTAGACTCACTGGTTCCAAGTCATCTGTTCTTTCTTCTGCCAGCGATGATGATGAATGGGAAACGGTTGGACCCAAAAACAAATCTGCTGTGACAAGAACACAAAGCTTTGTTCCTTCTCAGCTCAGTGATATCTTCGGTGGGGAGCTCAGAAGCGTAGTGAAGGCACAAG GGAACAAAGACTCTGCTACTGTGCAGCCATATCTCTTACTCCACCTGGATATTCACCCGGAAGCTGTGTGTACAATTGAAGATGCATTGCATTTGTTTTCTGCTCCAGAAGATCTTGAAGGCTATCGAGCCTCTGTTACTGGCAAG GCTGGTGTAGTGAGTGCTAGAAAGTCGATAAAGATACAGAAGCTCTCAAAGATAATGATACTGCACCTTATGCGTTTTAGCTACGGGAACCAAGGGAGCACTAAGCTCCATAAACCTGTTCACTTCCCCCTCAAGCTCAACCTAGGCCGCTACCTTCTTGCTTCTCCGTCCAACAGG GGTTTGAAATATGAGCTTGTGGCAACGATTACTCACCACGGAAGGGATCCCTCGAAAGGCCACTACACCGCGGATGCTCGAAGAAAAAACAATCAGTGGCTTAGGTTCGATGATGCGTCTGTGACTGCTATAGGGACAAAGCAGGTTTTGCACGACCAAGCCTATGTTCTGTTCTACAAACAAGTGTGA
- the LOC106315782 gene encoding ubiquitin carboxyl-terminal hydrolase 24-like isoform X3, translated as MSDKKVFVFGSFTEHETRSLLEQQKPIKAPQNHKEKSVGSIQFGSFNLVTGSSPVNTNDELKKAQAADGVVKSRPFSSHKEDSAVSQKRVDAPRPSSSHKEDRSIQSAVSQKRLDAPRPSSSGKVAKLPVKHTSGVPERVVENGTIKEVSERKPHNNGVAVKAGLEKLCVSDGESDALYKATSSKFQALDSDILLSDSSPASIPRKNNQMVVHTEQPAPPVKHFTPRGLINAGNLCFLNATLQSLLSCSPFVQLLQGIQLQDIPKTESPTLAAFSEFISELDAPSSSTFRNNVTVVESGRPFTPAMFETVLRNFTPDVLNNMSGRPRQEDAQEFLSFIMDQMHDELLKLRDESPRLTGSKSSVLSSASDDDEWETVGPKNKSAVTRTQSFVPSQLSDIFGGELRSVVKAQGNKDSATVQPYLLLHLDIHPEAVCTIEDALHLFSAPEDLEGYRASVTGKAGVVSARKSIKIQKLSKIMILHLMRFSYGNQGSTKLHKPVHFPLKLNLGRYLLASPSNGLKYELVATITHHGRDPSKGHYTADARRKNNQWLRFDDASVTAIGTKQVLHDQAYVLFYKQV; from the exons ATGAGTGACAAGAAG GTCTTTGTGTTTGGATCCTTTACAGAACATGAAACAAGGTCATTACTTGAGCAGCAGAAACCCATTAAGGCTCCTCAGAATCATAAAGAAAAGTCTGTAGGGAGTATACAATTCGGCTCCTTTAATCTCGTTACCGGAAGTTCTCCAGTTAACACTAATGACGAGCTAAAGAAGGCTCAGGCTGCTGATGGAGTAGTTAAATCTCGACCCTTCAGCTCTCATAAGGAAGATTCTGCTGTGTCTCAAAAGAGAGTCGATGCTCCTAGACCTTCCAGCTCTCATAAGGAAGATAGGAGTATTCAATCTGCTGTCTCTCAAAAGAGACTTGATGCTCCTAGACCTTCCAGCTCTGGCAAAGTTGCAAAACTCCCTGTGAAACACACTTCAGGAGTTCCGGAGCGTGTGGTTGAAAATGGAACAATCAAAGAGGTCTCTGAAAGAAAACCTCACAACAATGGTGTGGCGGTGAAGGCTGGTTTGGAGAAGCTGTGTGTATCAGATGGTGAAAGTGATGCTTTGTATAAAGCTACGAGCTCAAAGTTCCAAGCCCTTGACAGCGATATTTTGTTAAGTGATTCTTCACCTGCCAGCATACCTAGAAAGAATAACCAGATGGTGGTTCATACTGAACAGCCTGCTCCGCCCGTTAAACACTTTACACCAAGAGGATTAATAAACGCTGGAAACTTGTGCTTCCTCAATGCAACATTACAGTCTTTACTCTCCTGCTCTCCGTTTGTTCAGCTCCTCCAGGGAATACAACTTCAAGACATTCCAAAG ACTGAGTCTCCAACATTAGCTGCATTCTCCGAGTTCATATCTGAATTAGATGCCCCAAGCAGTTCAACCTTCAGAAACAATGTTACCGTTGTTGAGTCGGGTAGACCTTTCACACCTGCCATGTTTGAAACGGTCCTTAGAAACTTTACTCCGGATGTTCTCAACAACATGTCTGGCCGCCCAAG GCAGGAAGATGCTCAGGAGTTTTTGAGCTTTATAATGGACCAAATGCACGATGAGTTGCTGAAACTCAGGGACGAGTCCCCTAGACTCACTGGTTCCAAGTCATCTGTTCTTTCTTCTGCCAGCGATGATGATGAATGGGAAACGGTTGGACCCAAAAACAAATCTGCTGTGACAAGAACACAAAGCTTTGTTCCTTCTCAGCTCAGTGATATCTTCGGTGGGGAGCTCAGAAGCGTAGTGAAGGCACAAG GGAACAAAGACTCTGCTACTGTGCAGCCATATCTCTTACTCCACCTGGATATTCACCCGGAAGCTGTGTGTACAATTGAAGATGCATTGCATTTGTTTTCTGCTCCAGAAGATCTTGAAGGCTATCGAGCCTCTGTTACTGGCAAG GCTGGTGTAGTGAGTGCTAGAAAGTCGATAAAGATACAGAAGCTCTCAAAGATAATGATACTGCACCTTATGCGTTTTAGCTACGGGAACCAAGGGAGCACTAAGCTCCATAAACCTGTTCACTTCCCCCTCAAGCTCAACCTAGGCCGCTACCTTCTTGCTTCTCCGTCCAAC GGTTTGAAATATGAGCTTGTGGCAACGATTACTCACCACGGAAGGGATCCCTCGAAAGGCCACTACACCGCGGATGCTCGAAGAAAAAACAATCAGTGGCTTAGGTTCGATGATGCGTCTGTGACTGCTATAGGGACAAAGCAGGTTTTGCACGACCAAGCCTATGTTCTGTTCTACAAACAAGTGTGA
- the LOC106308480 gene encoding leucine aminopeptidase 3, chloroplastic produces MAVTLVTSVASSSARFHLRSFSSSPSPLSSSFLRFQLPPRFRLALAVTPLYHSSRAMAHTLAQATLGLTQANSIDHPKVTFAAKDVDVTEWKGDILAVGVTEKDMAKDVNSKFQNPILSKLDAHLGGLLADVSSEEDFSGKPGQSTVLRLPGLGSKRVGLIGLGKSASSPSAFQSLGEAVAAAAKASQASSVAVVLASSESNESKLTSASAIASGTVLGLFEDSRYKSESKKPSLKSVDIIGFGTGPELEKKLKYAEDVSYGVIFGRELVNSPANVLTPAVLAEEASNLASMYSDVMTANILNEEQCKELKMGSYLAVAAASANPPRFIHLVYKPSSGPVKTKLALVGKGLTFDSGGYNIKTGPGCLIELMKFDMGGSAAVLGAAKAIGQIKPPGVEVHFIVAACENMISGTGMRPGDVLTASNGKTIEVNNTDAEGRLTLADALVYACNQGVDKVVDLATLTGACIVALGNSMAGIYTPSDELAKEVIAASERSGEKLWRMPMEESYWEMMKSGVADMVNTGGRAGGSITAALFLKQFVDEKVEWMHIDMAGPVWNEKKKAATGFGVATLVEWVQNNSSS; encoded by the exons ATGGCCGTCACTTTGGTTACATCCGTTGCTTCTTCTTCTGCTCGATTCCATCTCCGTTCATTCTCTTCTTCTCCTTCACCACTCTCCTCGAGTTTCCTCCGATTCCAGTTGCCGCCTCGCTTTAGGCTCGCTCTCGCCGTAACGCCTCTTTACCATTCTTCTAGAGCCATGGCTCACACACTCGCACAAGCTACTCTCGGCCTCACTCAGGCCAACTCCATCGATCATCCTAAG GTCACCTTCGCGGCGAAGGACGTCGACGTGACGGAGTGGAAAGGCGACATACTCGCTGTTGGCGTGACGGAGAAAGACATGGCCAAGGACGTTAACTCCAAGTTCCAGAACCCGATACTGAGCAAGCTCGATGCTCATTTGGGTGGACTCTTAGCTGATGTCTCTTCTGAGGAAGATTTCTCTGGGAAGCCAGGGCAGTCAACAGTTCTTAGACTCCCGGGTCTCGGGTCTAAGCGGGTGGGTTTGATTGGTCTTGGAAAATCCGCTTCGTCTCCGTCGGCTTTTCAGAGTCTTGGTGAGGCTGTTGCTGCAGCTGCAAAGGCTTCTCAGGCTAGCAGCGTTGCAGTTGTTCTGGCCTCCTCAGAGTCTAATGAATCGAAGCTCACTTCTGCATCAGCTATAGCTTCAGGAACAGTGCTTGGTTTGTTTGAAGACAGCAGGTATAAGTCTGAGTCAAAGAAACCATCTCTCAAATCTGTGGATATCATTGGCTTTGGAACTGGACCTGAGCTAGAGAAGAAGCTTAAGTATGCTGAAGATGTTTCTTATGGCGTCATTTTCGGGAGAGAACTCGTTAATTCACCTGCCAACGTTCTCACCCCTG CTGTACTAGCTGAGGAGGCCTCAAACCTGGCTTCCATGTACAGTGATGTCATGACTGCAAACATCTTGAATGAGGAGCAATGCAAAGAGTTGAAGATGGGTTCATATCTCGCTGTTGCTGCTGCTTCAGCTAATCCACCTCGTTTCATCCACCTTGTCTACAAACCTTCTAGTGGCCCTGTCAAGACCAAACTTGCTCTTGTTGGAAAAGGATTGACATTTGACAG TGGTGGCTACAACATTAAGACCGGACCGGGTTGCTTAATTGAGCTCATGAAATTTGATATGGGAGGTTCAGCTGCTGTTCTTGGCGCTGCAAAGGCCATTGGTCAAATTAAGCCTCCAGGTGTCGAA GTGCACTTCATTGTCGCAGCATGTGAGAATATGATAAGTGGTACCGGAATGAGACCTGGAGATGTCCTTACAGCCTCAAACGGAAAGACAATAGAG GTTAACAACACAGATGCTGAAGGGCGACTAACACTTGCAGATGCTCTGGTTTATGCTTGCAACCAGGGAGTCGATAAG GTTGTTGACCTTGCAACGTTGACTGGAGCTTGTATTGTTGCTCTTGGAAATTCCATGGCAG GCATATATACGCCTAGTGATGAGCTTGCAAAGGAGGTAATTGCTGCATCGGAAAGAAGTGGAGAGAAGCTATGGAGAATGCCGATGGAAGAGAGTTACTGGGAGATGATGAAATCAGGTGTTGCAGATATGGTTAACACTGGAGGCCGTGCAGGTGGATCCATCACTGCGGCTCTCTTCTTGAAACAG TTTGTGGACGAGAAGGTAGAGTGGATGCACATAGATATGGCAGGACCGGTGTGGAACGAGAAGAAGAAAGCTGCGACTGGGTTCGGAGTTGCGACACTCGTCGAGTGGGTACAAAACAATTCTTCTTCTTAA
- the LOC106329415 gene encoding uncharacterized protein LOC106329415: MATGSRVLIGLAMILIISELLVPGQGTCQGDIEGLMRECAVYVQRPGPKVNPSAACCKVVKRSDIPCACGRITPSVQKMIDMNKVVLVTSFCGRPLAHGTKCGSYVVP; this comes from the exons ATGGCGACAGGTTCTCGTGTTCTGATCGGTCTAGCAATGATCCTCATAATCTCAGAACTGCTAGTTCCAGGGCAAGGAACGTGCCAAGGAGACATCGAGGGTCTGATGAGAGAATGTGCTGTCTACGTCCAGCGTCCAGGCCCAAAGGTAAACCCATCCGCAGCATGCTGCAAAGTCGTTAAGAGATCAGACATCCCCTGTGCATGTGGCCGTATCACACCCTCGGTTCAAAAGATGATAGACATGAATAAGGTTGTTCTTGTCACTTCCTTTTGTGGGAGGCCTCTCGCTCATGGTACCAAGTGTGGAA GCTACGTTGTGCCATGA
- the LOC106293429 gene encoding 50S ribosomal protein L21, mitochondrial-like, producing the protein MASLRCIRELSRRAMTVLSISQTCLISSIRGLELSGTSITHAAPIQNRSLTWDFPWYSRSQGRHFASKTNDTDESSDGEDEDEEDSAEMEVEREYSPAEKVEAAAEIGYKVMGPLKPSERLFKPYEPVFAVVQIGSHQFKVSNGDSIFTEKLNFCDINDKLTLTKVLLLGSASQTIIGRPILPDATVHALVEEHALDEKVLIFKKKRRKNYRRTTGHRQELTKLRITDIQGIEKPEPKIVHKPSKAVDTEQPEAELVG; encoded by the exons ATGGCGAGCCTTCGATGCATTCGCGAGTTGAGCCGCCGCGCCATGACGGTTTTATCGATCAGCCAAACATGTTTGATCTCTTCAATTCGGGGATTAGAGCTTTCCGGTACCAGCATTACTCATGCGGCCCCAATCCAGAATCGATCTCTCACTTGGGACTTCCCTTGGTACAGTCGTTCCCAAGGTCGCCATTTCGCTTCGAAAACAAACGATACTGATGAAAGCAGCGATGGAGAAGATGAGGATGAGGAGGATTCGGCGGAGATGGAAGTAGAAAGGGAATATTCACCGGCGGAGAAAGTGGAGGCGGCGGCGGAGATAGGGTACAAAGTGATGGGTCCTCTCAAACCTTCCGAGCGACTCTTCAAACCATATGAACCAGTCTTTGCCGTTGTTCAG ATTGGTTCGCATCAGTTCAAAGTGAGCAACGGCGATTCCATTTTCACAGAGAAGTTGAATTTCTGTGACATCAATGATAAG TTGACACTGACCAAGGTTCTTCTATTGGGATCGGCAAGCCAGACGATTATTGGTAGGCCTATCTTGCCTGATGCTACTGTTCATGCTCTTGTGGAGGAGCAT GCATTAGATGAAAAAGTGCTCATTTTCAAAAAGAAACGGAGGAAGAATTATAGGAGAACCACAGGACATCGACAG GAATTAACAAAGTTGAGAATAACGGATATACAAGGAATTGAGAAACCAGAACCAAAGATTGTCCATAAACCTTCCAAGGCAGTTGATACAGAGCAGCCAGAGGCTGAGCTTGTTGGTTAG
- the LOC106315782 gene encoding ubiquitin carboxyl-terminal hydrolase 24-like isoform X2, which produces MSDKKVFVFGSFTEHETRSLLEQQKPIKAPQNHKEKSVGSIQFGSFNLVTGSSPVNTNDELKKAQAADGVVKSRPFSSHKEDSAVSQKRVDAPRPSSSHKEDRSIQSAVSQKRLDAPRPSSSGKVAKLPVKHTSGVPERVVENGTIKEVSERKPHNNGVAVKAGLEKLCVSDGESDALYKATSSKFQALDSDILLSDSSPASIPRKNNQMVVHTEQPAPPVKHFTPRGLINAGNLCFLNATLQSLLSCSPFVQLLQGIQLQDIPKTESPTLAAFSEFISELDAPSSSTFRNNVTVVESGRPFTPAMFETVLRNFTPDVLNNMSGRPRQEDAQEFLSFIMDQMHDELLKLRDESPRLTGSKSSVLSSASDDDEWETVGPKNKSAVTRTQSFVPSQLSDIFGGELRSVVKAQGNKDSATVQPYLLLHLDIHPEAVCTIEDALHLFSAPEDLEGYRASVTGKAGVVSARKSIKIQKLSKIMILHLMRFSYGNQGSTKLHKPVHFPLKLNLGRYLLASPSNRLKYELVATITHHGRDPSKGHYTADARRKNNQWLRFDDASVTAIGTKQVLHDQAYVLFYKQV; this is translated from the exons ATGAGTGACAAGAAG GTCTTTGTGTTTGGATCCTTTACAGAACATGAAACAAGGTCATTACTTGAGCAGCAGAAACCCATTAAGGCTCCTCAGAATCATAAAGAAAAGTCTGTAGGGAGTATACAATTCGGCTCCTTTAATCTCGTTACCGGAAGTTCTCCAGTTAACACTAATGACGAGCTAAAGAAGGCTCAGGCTGCTGATGGAGTAGTTAAATCTCGACCCTTCAGCTCTCATAAGGAAGATTCTGCTGTGTCTCAAAAGAGAGTCGATGCTCCTAGACCTTCCAGCTCTCATAAGGAAGATAGGAGTATTCAATCTGCTGTCTCTCAAAAGAGACTTGATGCTCCTAGACCTTCCAGCTCTGGCAAAGTTGCAAAACTCCCTGTGAAACACACTTCAGGAGTTCCGGAGCGTGTGGTTGAAAATGGAACAATCAAAGAGGTCTCTGAAAGAAAACCTCACAACAATGGTGTGGCGGTGAAGGCTGGTTTGGAGAAGCTGTGTGTATCAGATGGTGAAAGTGATGCTTTGTATAAAGCTACGAGCTCAAAGTTCCAAGCCCTTGACAGCGATATTTTGTTAAGTGATTCTTCACCTGCCAGCATACCTAGAAAGAATAACCAGATGGTGGTTCATACTGAACAGCCTGCTCCGCCCGTTAAACACTTTACACCAAGAGGATTAATAAACGCTGGAAACTTGTGCTTCCTCAATGCAACATTACAGTCTTTACTCTCCTGCTCTCCGTTTGTTCAGCTCCTCCAGGGAATACAACTTCAAGACATTCCAAAG ACTGAGTCTCCAACATTAGCTGCATTCTCCGAGTTCATATCTGAATTAGATGCCCCAAGCAGTTCAACCTTCAGAAACAATGTTACCGTTGTTGAGTCGGGTAGACCTTTCACACCTGCCATGTTTGAAACGGTCCTTAGAAACTTTACTCCGGATGTTCTCAACAACATGTCTGGCCGCCCAAG GCAGGAAGATGCTCAGGAGTTTTTGAGCTTTATAATGGACCAAATGCACGATGAGTTGCTGAAACTCAGGGACGAGTCCCCTAGACTCACTGGTTCCAAGTCATCTGTTCTTTCTTCTGCCAGCGATGATGATGAATGGGAAACGGTTGGACCCAAAAACAAATCTGCTGTGACAAGAACACAAAGCTTTGTTCCTTCTCAGCTCAGTGATATCTTCGGTGGGGAGCTCAGAAGCGTAGTGAAGGCACAAG GGAACAAAGACTCTGCTACTGTGCAGCCATATCTCTTACTCCACCTGGATATTCACCCGGAAGCTGTGTGTACAATTGAAGATGCATTGCATTTGTTTTCTGCTCCAGAAGATCTTGAAGGCTATCGAGCCTCTGTTACTGGCAAG GCTGGTGTAGTGAGTGCTAGAAAGTCGATAAAGATACAGAAGCTCTCAAAGATAATGATACTGCACCTTATGCGTTTTAGCTACGGGAACCAAGGGAGCACTAAGCTCCATAAACCTGTTCACTTCCCCCTCAAGCTCAACCTAGGCCGCTACCTTCTTGCTTCTCCGTCCAACAGG TTGAAATATGAGCTTGTGGCAACGATTACTCACCACGGAAGGGATCCCTCGAAAGGCCACTACACCGCGGATGCTCGAAGAAAAAACAATCAGTGGCTTAGGTTCGATGATGCGTCTGTGACTGCTATAGGGACAAAGCAGGTTTTGCACGACCAAGCCTATGTTCTGTTCTACAAACAAGTGTGA
- the LOC106322999 gene encoding omega-6 fatty acid desaturase, chloroplastic, protein MASRIADYLFAFTGPQQCLPRAPKLSSARLSPGVYAVRPIDLLLKGTRRTFLVPAKKRIGCIKAVSVPVAPPSADNAEDREQLAESYGFKQIGQDLPDNVTLKDIMDTLPKEVFEIDDVKAWKSVLISVTSYALGLFMIAKAPWYLLPLAWAWTGTAVTGFFVIGHDCAHKSFSKNKLVEDIVGTLAFLPLVYPYEPWRFKHDRHHAKTNMLVHDTAWQPVPPEEFDSSPVLRKAIIFGYGPIRPWLSIAHWVNWHFNLRKFRPSEVNRVKISLACVFAFMAVGWPLIIYKVGVLGWVKFWLMPWLGYHFWMSTFTMVHHTAPHIPFKPADKWNAAQAQLNGTVHCDYPSWIEILCHDINVHIPHHISPRIPSYNLRATHQSIQENWGKYTNLATWNWRLMKTIMTVCHVYDKEENYIPFDRLAPEESQPITFLKKAMPDYAA, encoded by the exons ATGGCGTCAAGAATTGCTGATTATCTCTTCGCCTTCACG GGCCCACAACAATGTCTTCCTAGGGCTCCTAAGCTTTCTTCTGCTCGTCTTTCTCCTG GTGTGTATGCTGTGAGACCAATTGATCTTCTGTTAAAAGGAACCAGAAGAACATTCCTTGTTCCTGCAAAGAAAAGGATTGGATGTATAAAAGCTGTCTCTGTCCCTGTCGCACCCCCATCAGCTGATAATGCAGAAGACAGGGAACAGCTAGCAGAAAGCTATGGATTTAAGCAAATTGGACAAGATCTTCCTGATAACGTCACCTTGAAAGATATCATGGATACTCTTCCCAAAGAG GTGTTTGAGATTGATGATGTGAAAGCTTGGAAGTCTGTTTTGATATCTGTGACTTCCTACGCTTTGGGGCTCTTCATGATTGCAAAAGCTCCTTGGTATCTGCTTCCCTTGGCTTGGGCATGGACAGGAACTGCAGTTACAGGG TTCTTTGTGATAGGTCATGATTGTGCTCATAAATCATTTTCAAAGAACAAACTGGTTGAAGACATTGTGGGTACTCTAGCCTTCCTACCTCTTGTATACCCTTATGAGCCATGGAGGTTTAAGCACGACCGTCACCACGCCAAAACCAACAT GTTAGTTCATGACACAGCTTGGCAACCAGTTCCTCCAGAGGAGTTTGATTCGTCACCTGTTCTGCGAAAGGCGATTATTTTTGGATATGGCCCTATAAGGCCTTGGTTGTCCATAGCTCACTG GGTGAACTGGCACTTCAACCTGAGAAAGTTCAGACCAAGTGAAGTGAATAGGGTGAAGATAAGTCTAGCTTGTGTTTTCGCCTTCATGGCCGTTGGTTGGCCGCTGATCATATACAAAGTTGGTGTATTGGGATGGGTAAAGTTCTGGTTGATGCCATGGTTGGGCTATCACTTTTGG ATGAGTACGTTCACAATGGTTCATCATACGGCTCCACACATTCCTTTCAAACCTGCTGATAAGTGGAACGCAGCTCAGGCCCAGCTCAACGGAACTGTTCATTGTGATTACCCTAGTTG GATTGAGATTCTCTGCCATGATATCAACGTACACATCCCGCATCACATAAGCCCAAGGATACCGAGCTACAATCTCCGTGCGACTCATCAGTCTATACAAGAGAACTGGGGAAAG TATACAAACTTGGCTACGTGGAATTGGCGGTTGATGAAGACGATAATGACTGTGTGCCATGTCTATGACAAAGAGGAGAACTACATTCCTTTTGATAGGTTAGCCCCTGAAGAATCGCAACCAATAACATTCCTCAAGAAAGCAATGCCTGACTACGCAGCCTGA